One window of the Aptenodytes patagonicus chromosome 17, bAptPat1.pri.cur, whole genome shotgun sequence genome contains the following:
- the LOC143168297 gene encoding C-C motif chemokine 5-like, giving the protein MNASAVCLSIILVAALFSQASPAPLGADTTVCCFSYTLRKLPQSHVKDYFYTSSKCSQPAVVFITQKDREVCANPDARWVKEYVNTLELQ; this is encoded by the exons ATGAACGCCTCTGCAGTGTGCCTCTCCATCATCCTCGTTGCTGCCCTCTTTTCTCAGGCCTCTCCTGCTCCAC TTGGGGCTGACACAACCGTGTGCTGCTTCAGCTATACCTTACGAAAGCTGCCCCAGAGTCATGTGAAGGATTATTTCTACACCAGCAGCAAGTGCTCACAGCCAGCAGTTGT GTTCATCACCCAGAAGGACCGGGAGGTCTGTGCTAACCCTGATGCCAGGTGGGTGAAGGAATACGTGAACACCCTGGAGCTGCAGTGA
- the LOC143168456 gene encoding myeloperoxidase-like: protein MLHFSLGIKSRITLLGSIITLCLVGALGSSLNIEDSEVLSDSSLLSTIREARLLVDTAYLQARKSLKRQLEEKVANPMDFLKHLKDPVGRTRSAVRAAEYLEITLQLLKIKLHHSRKWRCNVTDLLDRKQKEVISKETGCDYQIRSIKCPKHDIYRTITGECNNRRHSHLGSSNRAFVRWLPAAYEDGVSVPRGASEGKLYNGFPLPLVRKVSNEIAYTANENITQDQELSLVFMHWGQWVNHDIDLTPASGAGVSPELHCETDCAFKSPCFPIKFPPDDPRMLSSNSCMPFIQSASVCNPWTFTREQINAVTSFIDASTVYGSEDSVAKSIRNQTNQLGLMAVNQNFTDAGLELLPFENKTKSVCVLTNKSMNIPCFKAGDKRVTENLGLSALHTLFLREHNRLVAELRKFNPHWDGEKLYQESRKIVVAIIQIITYRDYLPLLLAEETSKWIPLYSGYNGNVDPTISNVFSLAFRFGHASVQPFVSRLDDSFQPLGSFSHVPLHLTFCATWRIIMEGGIDPLIRGMMVDHAKLMKQNQVLVEELQNHLFEQTEVIGLDLAALNMQRGRDHGLPGYNAWRRFCGLSQPQNVDEFSEVLGNSKLAKKFMELYGTPDNIDLWIGAIAEPFVPQGRVGPLLACIIGTQFRNLRDGDRFWWEKPGVFTPQQLHALRKVSLSTVICNNTRIKKIPKDLFKFNSYPENFIDCHEIDALDLSPWKDEPESGTKVSNPAHQTGAGKSYGLR, encoded by the exons ATGTTGCATTTCTCTCTAGGCATAAAATCAAGAATTACTCTCTTAGGATCCATCATCACTCTCTGCTTAGTCGGAGCATTGGGGTCCTCATTAAATA taGAGGACTCAGAGGTGCTATCAGACTCATCTCTTCTGAGCACCATTAGAGAAGCTAGGCTGCTGGTAGACACAGCATATTTACAGGCCCGAAAAAG CTTAAAGAGACAACTAGAGGAAAAGGTTGCCAACCCAATGGATTTCCTGAAGCACTTAAAGGACCCAGTAGGAAGAACCAGATCTGCAGTCCGTGCTGCCGAATACTTGGAAATTACTTTGCAACTTCTCAAAATAAAGCTGCATCACTCCAGGAAATGGAGATGCAATGTTACAG ACCTACTagacagaaaacagaaggagGTGATTTCCAAAGAAACTGGCTGTGACTATCAGATTCGTTCCATTAAATGCCCAAAGCATGACATTTACCGGACCATTACTGGGGAGTGCAACAACAG AAGGCATTCTCATCTGGGGTCCTCGAACCGCGCGTTTGTTCGCTGGCTCCCAGCAGCGTATGAAGATGGAGTGTCTGTTCCCAGAGGAGCAAGCGAAGGAAAGCTGTACAACGGATTTCCACTCCCACTG GTTCGAAAAGTGTCAAATGAAATTGCTTACACAGCCAACGAGAACATCACTCAAGATCAAGAGCTCTCTCTTGTCTTCATGCACTGGGGCCAGTGGGTCAACCATGACATAGACTTAACCCCTGCCAGCGGTGCAGGAGTGAGCCCAGAGCTTCACTGCGAGACCGATTGCGCCTTCAAGTCCCCCTGCTTCCCGATTAAG tttCCCCCTGATGACCCACGAATGCTGAGTTCAAACTCCTGCATGCCGTTCATCCAGTCAGCGTCCGTGTGCAATCCCTGGACGTTTACTCGTGAGCAGATCAACGCCGTCACCTCGTTCATCGATGCCAGCACGGTGTACGGCAGTGAAGACTCTGTGGCAAAGAGTATTAGAAATCAGACAAACCAGCTGGGTTTGATGGCTGTGAACCAGAATTTTACTGATGCGGGGCTGGAATTATTGCCTtttgagaacaaaacaaaaagtgtttGTGTTCTCACCAACAAGAGCATGAACATCCCCTGTTTTAAGGCAG gTGACAAACGGGTAACTGAAAACCTGGGACTTTCTGCACTGCACACTCTCTTTCTACGAGAACACAACCGCCTGGTTGCAGAGCTGAGGAAATTTAATCCTCACTGGGATGGAGAAAAGCTTTACCAAGAGAGTCGAAAGATTGTAGTTGCCATAATCCAG ATAATAACATACAGGGATTACCTCCCACTTCTGCTTGCGGAGGAGACCAGCAAGTGGATCCCTTTGTACAGTGGCTACAATGGGAATGTGGATCCTACAATCTCAAATGTTTTTTCCCTGGCTTTCCGATTTGGTCATGCGTCAGTACAGCCTTTTGTATCCCGTTTGGATGACAGTTTTCAGCCTTTGGGTTCATTCTCCCATGTACCTCTTCATTTGACCTTTTGCGCTACGTGGAGAATTATAATGGAAG GTGGCATTGACCCACTGATACGGGGCATGATGGTTGATCATGCAAAACTGATGAAACAGAATCAAGTGCTTGTTGAGGAGCTCCAGAACCACCTCTTTGAACAGACAGAGGTAATAGGTCTGGATCTAGCAGCCCTGAACATGCAACGGGGAAGAGACCATGGCCTTCCAG GTTACAATGCCTGGAGGCGCTTCTGTGGGCTCTCCCAGCCTCAAAATGTAGATGAATTTTCTGAGGTGCTAGGCAATTCCAAACTGGCCAAGAAGTTCATGGAGTTGTATGGAACACCAGACAATATTGACCTCTGGATTGGGGCAATCGCAGAGCCCTTTGTTCCCCAGGGCAGAGTTGGACCCCTCCTGGCCTGCATCATTGGCACCCAGTTCAGAAACCTGCGTGATGGGGACAG ATTCTGGTGGGAGAAACCGGGAGTTTTCACTCCGCAGCAGTTACATGCACTGAGAAAAGTCTCACTGTCGACAGTGATCTGTAACAATACTCGTATCAAAAAGATACCCAAGGATTTGTTCAAGTTCAACAGTTATCCTGAGAACTTCATTGACTGCCATGAGATCGATGCGCTCGACCTCTCACCCTGGAAAGATGAGCCTGAGAGCGGCACAAAAG TTTCTAATCCTGCTCATCAGACCGGCGCTGGAAAGTCCTACGGGTTGCGCTGA
- the LOC143168305 gene encoding 1-acyl-sn-glycerol-3-phosphate acyltransferase alpha-like: protein MEHLLLHYPVTFLFITFLVLYQVNPAFRYFCKMTFYKLWLFTLSILVIIISIPRGRNVANIKFLRMSFLPLKYIFGLKIVVKGKENLRTKKPFVLVLNHQTSLDIIVMMEILPNRCVPIAKKEILYMGTFGLACWLSGLIFIDRKKRDESITTLTEVAHSLHKENLRVLIFPEGTRNRGGSMLPFKRGAFQLAVKAQVPVIPVVISSYHNFYNQKEKRFTPGKSIIQILPEVDTVGLGPDDVPKLTEQVRDSMLTAFQGISGMTNGASH from the exons ATGGAGCATTTGCTCCTTCACTACCCAGTTACTTTTCTGTTCATCACGTTTCTAGTCCTTTACCAGGTGAATCCTGCATTCAGATATTTCTGCAAGATGACCTTCTATAAGTTGTGGCTCTTCACCCTAAGCATTCTGGTTATTATCATCAGTATTCCTCGTGGACGTAATGTGGCAAACATTAA GTTTTTGCGCATGTCGTTCCTACCACTCAAATACATCTTTGGGCTCAAGATAGTGGTGAAGGGCAAGGAGAACCTCAGGACTAAGAAACCTTTTGTCCTCGTGTTGAATCACCAGACCTCCCTTGACATTATTG TGATGATGGAGATACTACCAAATCGCTGTGTGCCCATTGCAAAGAAGGAAATCCTGTACATGGGCACTTTTGGCCTAGCATGCTGGCTTTCAGGACTCATTTTCATTGACCGCAAGAAGAGGGACGAGTCTATCACTACCTTGACAGAGGTGGCACACTCCCTGCACAAAGAAAAT CTCCGGGTCTTGATCTTCCCAGAAGGAACTCGCAATCGTGGTGGCTCCATGTTGCCCTTCAAACGTGGGGCCTTCCAGCTGGCTGTGAAAGCCCAG GTCCCCGTTATTCCTGTAGTGATCTCTTCCTACCACAACTTCTACAACCAGAAGGAGAAGAGATTTACACCAG GGAAAAGCATCATCCAGATCCTGCCAGAAGTGGACACCGTCGGCCTGGGCCCAGATGATGTTCCCAAGCTCACCGAGCAGGTCCGTGACTCCATGCTCACTGCCTTTCAGGGGATATCAGGAATGACGAACGGGGCTTCCCATTAG